DNA sequence from the Sediminibacillus dalangtanensis genome:
TATTTCGCTTTTATCAATTTCTGTTTCATCGGCTTATACGTTTGCCTGCGCTGGGCGATCCGATTGACATCGGAAGAACCGACCCTGAAAGTGCAAATACGTCAGTTTAGCCTTTCGGCACTTTTAGGCTTTGGAATTGGATCGGTAGGTTTTGTCCCAGCTGTCTGGGGCTTTTTCCATAATTATCGACCTGATTATGAACATGACATTCCATTTTTGGACAATACAAGCAACGTATTATATGACAGCCATCTTTATCTGCTCCCTGCCATATTTGTAATGTTTTTATTTGTATTTCCTTTGTATCGAATCCGGGCGTTTCGTCTGTTTGCGTTGTTGGCGATACTATTCACTTTCCTGCATTTCATTCCGTTGGCCGCCAGTTTTTTTAATGGAATGTCTGCGCCTCAGCACCGGTTTGAGTACTTGGGTTTCTTCTCGATAGGCGGTACTGTTGCAGCTGGCCTACAGCACTTCAATCGGTTAGATCACCGTGTATTGATACCGGCTGCCGTACTGATGGTTTATAGCTACATTGCTTTTTATGTGATGGATGATTCTTTATCTTTGAAGGATATACTTCCTTTCCTCATCGTATGTACTGCGATAGGGGTCTTGCTATTGACTGTCACCGCTGGAAGATTTCGTTTTGTCATGCCATGGTTGGTCGGTTTTATTCTCTTGTCTCATTTAGTGATTGTCAATCAGTTCCAACACGATAAGCTATATGAGGCTGGAAGGGTAAAAGAATCAACAAAAGCGTATGTTGAGAGCGAAGCTTATTTTTCGAATGAACAACAACGCTTGATTGATCATGTAATTTCCTCGGACGCTGCAGTACTTCCGAGGGTTGAGTGGAAGACTGATGGAAGGAATAACACACCGCTTATTCAGGGGTTCCCGGGGACGAGTGTCTATTCGAGTATTTTAAACAAGGAATTGTTGTTTTTTTATTATTACGATTTACAGATAGATATGAAAAGGGAAAGTGTCAGCCGTTATTCCGGTTTCGGGGACCGCGCCAATTTGTACAGTCTCTTTGGCGGTAACTATATCATGTATGAAAAAAACAAGGAGAAGAACATTCCTTATGGATTTACGGAATACATGGAAAGTGACCATTATGTTGTTTATCAAAACCGTAACAGTCTTCCATTTGTCCGTACATCGGACATTGTATACACGGAAGAAGCTTTGAGGGATGCTTCCGTACTTGATCGAGAGCATGCGATGTTGGATGGAATCGTACTGGAAAAAAGTTCGCAACAATCAGCTGAAATCGATACTGTGCCTAATTTAATTGAGCAAGCTACTATAGAACCAATCGAAGCAACTTATAACGATGGCCAGTTGAATGTCTCCGGTAAAACAGGCGGAATAGACATCCATACAAACCAGATTGGTCCATCCTATGAGGATTATTACGTATCCTTCTATTTATTAAATAACGATAGGCACGCACCGCTCTTCCCTTTGCATGTTAATGATTTTAAAACGAGCAGGAAGTCAAGACAGTCGATTTACCGGACAAAAGTTAATGAAATTACTGTTCGCGTACCAAGGGAGGAAGTTATTTCCCTCAGGGTGCCTGAAGGGAACTATACACTCAAAAATCTTCGTTTATATGGGGAAGATTACCAGGAACTCGAGGAGGCTGCTGGCGGTACGCAAAACCATGCAGAAGTTGAATTAGATGGCAATCGGATTGAAATATCCCTTGATAACAAGAAAAGGGACCATTTTCTTTCGGTACCTATACCATATGAAAAAGGTTGGCATGTTTACATTGATGGGGAAAAGCAACAAATTCGAAAAGCGAACTATGCTTTTCTGGGTACGAGAATAAAACCTGGCCACAACGAAATCAAAATGGTTTACTATCCTCCTTACTTTGGCATTACCATCACTTTGGCATTGCTTTCAGCTGGTGTTTCGGCTTTTTGGATTTTGTGGAGAAGGAATAAAAGAAAAAAGAGGGAAAGACATAACCTGAAGCGACTTGCAAAAGAACCGATCGATAACAGAATATGAAATAGTGATTCTCCTGGCTAAGGGCGTACCAGAGGAAAGCGAATAATTCTGTCGGCGCGAATGTGGCCCACCTTGTGAGAAGGAGACTTTAAAGTCGGAAAAGAAAAAACGAGCGATTTCGAAAGCATGCACGGTATCGCCCCCAAAAGTTAGAGTGAAAAAATCTGACTTTTTGGGGGGGACCACGTTCGGTTTTTCCATCGATCGCTATGTTTTTCTTCCAGGAGTGATACACCCTGGGCTTTCTCACTTTCCGTAGCTTTTCCAGAGTATTGCCAACAATATGATCATGATGATATCTAGCCTCGCTTCAAAAGCGAAGGATAAGAAACCTGCATGTAATAGTGGGATTTTTGTCAGCAACAAGGCGCCAATCATGATTGCAAGTAATGGAACAACTGCTCTTTTTACGTAAAATTGAAACAAAATGAAGCCTCCGCCAATGACCTCAGTTAACGCTACCAGTAAAAGAAGCGTAGCAGGACTGGGGATGCCTGTATTTGCGAACACTTCCTTGAAACTTGGGTTAAGCAATTTGATTAAACCTGAGGCGATGAATACATAAGCGACCCCATATCGAATGAGGTGCAAGGAATGGATAGGTCCTCGCAAATTTTACTCCTCCTCCATTGTTTTTCTTTTACCTTATGCAGTACGTAGGACAGCCTATGCTCTAAATTGGAATTATTTCTATATTTCTGAAAATAGTTGCTTTTTAAAGTAAAATGAATTACCTTATAAAGTAAGGAGGCGGTAAGATGGAGGATTTGAAGCTCAATGTTAGTTTGCTGCGCAAACGGGTTCCCAATTTAACAGTTGCTGCCCGTTCTGTTGGTCTCAGACCAGCGACCGTATCCAATCTTTGTACAGGGAAAATTCCGTTGGCACGGGCAGAGGTAAGAACATTAGTCCGTTTGGCATCTTTAGCAAACTGTGAAGTGGACGACTTGATCATTCAAAGAGGAGGGGAAAAAATGATCGAAACTGGAATCAAGGTGTTGGATTTATTCGCCCCGCTTGTAAGGGAAGGAAAAACGGGACTGGTAGCAAGACCAGGAATGGGCCAACTTGTTTTGTTGGCGGAAGTGTTTTATCGTTTAAAGAAGCAAGGTTTTCGTTCCATGTTTTTTGCAGATGATTGCAACAGCAATATTGCCGATGCACTCGCAGAATCGGAATTTTACAGTACTTCTGCCGAAGAAATTTTCGCTTGCATGGAGAAATACCAGCCAGCAGACATTATCCTGGGGGTGGACCGCAGGATCTATTTATCAGAGGATTTTTACCAATTAGAAGATCGTTTTTATGAAAGTGGTATAAAAAATATTACTTTCGCGATTGTTGATACGAGTGGAGAGGCGGTTGATGAGGAGCTGCCATATGGTCCGCTTGAAACCCTTTGGGAATTTGATATGGAATTGGCAGCCAAGCATGCGTATCCTGCTGTCAATCCTTTGACTTCGATTTCGACCGTTTTGGAAGATATT
Encoded proteins:
- a CDS encoding ATP synthase beta subunit C-terminal domain-containing protein, yielding MEDLKLNVSLLRKRVPNLTVAARSVGLRPATVSNLCTGKIPLARAEVRTLVRLASLANCEVDDLIIQRGGEKMIETGIKVLDLFAPLVREGKTGLVARPGMGQLVLLAEVFYRLKKQGFRSMFFADDCNSNIADALAESEFYSTSAEEIFACMEKYQPADIILGVDRRIYLSEDFYQLEDRFYESGIKNITFAIVDTSGEAVDEELPYGPLETLWEFDMELAAKHAYPAVNPLTSISTVLEDIDLDSGHMEVQQQARKVLRRSKELTYLVEQRGVSNLSEADKTTFERGKKLEAFLTQPLFVAEEFSNQPGQSVALSETLNSVKAILRGKVDKLAVDDLKYIGSLSL
- a CDS encoding YfhO family protein, whose protein sequence is MRKYNYFMKLIGFSVVAAIAAHGFFLYQWWQGGLMAGPNDGLSQMAPFRSMLYQQFTDGNLFYSFIYGLGGSTFTQLAYYYGINIFFYITTAVVYGLELLSLVKEPNVLFWAQATVFISVVRLSIVLILTTCLFRYMKMNTIPAFTGALLYGACVMYFRHVTYWEFFGDAFLWLPLLVLGVEKGIREQKPGWLIMAVALSLFDNFYFAFINFCFIGLYVCLRWAIRLTSEEPTLKVQIRQFSLSALLGFGIGSVGFVPAVWGFFHNYRPDYEHDIPFLDNTSNVLYDSHLYLLPAIFVMFLFVFPLYRIRAFRLFALLAILFTFLHFIPLAASFFNGMSAPQHRFEYLGFFSIGGTVAAGLQHFNRLDHRVLIPAAVLMVYSYIAFYVMDDSLSLKDILPFLIVCTAIGVLLLTVTAGRFRFVMPWLVGFILLSHLVIVNQFQHDKLYEAGRVKESTKAYVESEAYFSNEQQRLIDHVISSDAAVLPRVEWKTDGRNNTPLIQGFPGTSVYSSILNKELLFFYYYDLQIDMKRESVSRYSGFGDRANLYSLFGGNYIMYEKNKEKNIPYGFTEYMESDHYVVYQNRNSLPFVRTSDIVYTEEALRDASVLDREHAMLDGIVLEKSSQQSAEIDTVPNLIEQATIEPIEATYNDGQLNVSGKTGGIDIHTNQIGPSYEDYYVSFYLLNNDRHAPLFPLHVNDFKTSRKSRQSIYRTKVNEITVRVPREEVISLRVPEGNYTLKNLRLYGEDYQELEEAAGGTQNHAEVELDGNRIEISLDNKKRDHFLSVPIPYEKGWHVYIDGEKQQIRKANYAFLGTRIKPGHNEIKMVYYPPYFGITITLALLSAGVSAFWILWRRNKRKKRERHNLKRLAKEPIDNRI
- a CDS encoding DoxX family membrane protein, whose protein sequence is MRGPIHSLHLIRYGVAYVFIASGLIKLLNPSFKEVFANTGIPSPATLLLLVALTEVIGGGFILFQFYVKRAVVPLLAIMIGALLLTKIPLLHAGFLSFAFEARLDIIMIILLAILWKSYGK